TCTATCTATGAGTATTAcctgattatatatatatatgtatatatatatatccatacaCACTTACACTTGTACTATGATCTGTGATGGATTAATTTTTAACagatgtttttttttaaaaaaaaaaattcgtTAACCTCTTTCAATATAGAAGCTCGTCTTGTTTTTCGTTCGTACATTTATTGTTTGGATATGAAATGTTAACTCATGGGGTCACTCCAGCCTTGTTACTATTAATTTACACAAAATAAGCTATTTTTTTCAGTACGAATGGACAGTTGAAAGGGATGCAATTTCATCGCGTGATAAAAAATGTTGTAATACAAGGAGGTGGTTCTAAAAGAAATGGTGTTGCAGAATATTGGACATCTAGAGTCGAACATTACAACCAACTGGATACAAGGTTCTTCTTGTTTTCCTTGTATCCGTAGTTTTAATTACAAAACCTAGTGCTAGTAAAATTCTAATTTTTTTCATTGCCACCCTCAACCCTCTATCTTTGTATATCTAACCAGCGTGAAGCATGAGGCGGCGTTTATGATGGGTACTTCGAAGGAAAAACATGACAAGGAAGGTTTTGAGCTAGTTATAACAACTGCCCCAATTCCTGATCTAAATGAGAGGCTTAATGTGTTTGGTCGAGTTATCAAGGGTGAAGATGTTGTTAAGGTGATAATTTACTGAAAACACCATGTCCTTGATAATACGTTCTCTTCTTTTCTTGATAATATTCTTGATTATGATCTCCCAAAAGGTTGTTGCATATAAGAAGCTGGAATTGGATGTTATAGCTGTTAGTTTACTTGCAATTCGATGTCTAACCCTCGTTGCAGGATGTTTCTGGTCGAAAGAAATTATAAGTAGCACTGTAGCAGTACATGTCAACTTATTTGTTTGTTGGATTCAAGTTAGTGTTTAATCTAATGTTATTGCATCTTCCTACTATGTGCTTTCAGGGAATTGAAGAGGTCGACACAGATGAACATTATCGACCCAAATCCGCAATAGGAATCATTGACGTAAAACTGGAGCTGAAAACTTAAAGCTCTGGTGTTTCAGCTAATCATTGCATGGCTCCCTGTCAGTGAATTTATATGAAACAGGCATTCGAAGGAATCTCTTCTTAATATTGTTATTATTCCTTGAGCTTGCAGTGTTCCCTGCTTTTGTGCACTACTATGCTCCTTGTACTAAGGTGTTTTTAGGTGTTTAGAATTTAGCTGTTCCCTAACCCATCACTACTGCATAAGAAAATTTTAGTTCCAACCATTTCCTTGCTTTTAGCCAGAGATCCACTTGTTGAAGCGAGTTCATCTAGTTCATCTTTTATGTTGGCTGACAGAAAAAAAACAACCTTTGTCATGCCCTTAATAACTTTGACTTGTATAATTAATTCAATGTTTGTGAATTTATTTTGTCTTTTTTTTGTCCGCTAATGTTTGTGAATTCTGAAATCTAATATTCCTAACTGGGAAGCTAAAATTTGCAACTGGTAATACGCCTCATTTTTTCACCAGCAAACAGAATCGCCCAAATACCAAAACAAGATTGTATAATGGGTTATTCTCGCCCTTATCCTTATATAATCATCATGCATCAGAAATTGTTGCACGGCCCATGAATTACAAAGAAGTTCACATTatcttttttaatttttaaaataaattttgtcttttagaaaataaaaaactATATTGAATCCAGGAGTCATCTATCTGTTTTTTTGACAAAGGAGTCATCTATCTGTTTAATGTAGAACAGAAAGCAAGACTATATAAATcgatcatttttttaaaatttgccgataaattgataaaaattaatatttttaactGATTCGATAAATTGATAACAAAAGTGGTAAAATCTGCCCTGTAGTGTAGTCTGCAGTGCACTCAGGACTGCCACAACTGTACTTGAAGGAAAAAAAATACTACTTCCTCCGTGCCCAAACTCTCACTCCGTCCCAACCAGTTTGGGCATAGAGGACAAAAAATCCATTAAAATAATATTAGTTTTGGTAAGATAGTAGGatgagagagaaaaaaaaatgtaatttaatgAGAAAAAGTATAAAGTTGGGTAAAGTGCTGGGACTAatcaatatttaataaataaagtgAGTCCAGTGAGAGAAATTAGTAGATGTGGTTtgtttttatattattaaattcttactatttttggtaagtttgaAATGTATATAATTGAATGGTTAAAAAAGGAAAGTATATAAAAATGAATAGGAGAGAGGGAGTATACTCACTCCtttatgtgctcttatggtaacATTTGGCGGGACTGAAACTAATAGTAAATCAGTAATAAAAGTACATTAATAATCAGTTAAAGTAGTTGTGTAATGAAGCTTATTACTCCTATAGTCCTATTATTAAACTCATATATGGCTCTGCTTCATTCTCCTTTTCTTTCTTGTTCAAATCATCTTCTTTCCCCAAGACTTGAGCTGCCACACAATCAAAACCATAGCTTTCGTAAATCATGTCTCTCTCAATCACAAACAACTGTAAAGTTCTTCCTTTTTcatgatttaatttatttttcttgAAATGAACTGTTTATTATTTTTGTTTAATTTCATGTGATTATTGATCATTTGCAGATTAAATCAAAAGCAGTTGAAAGATTAAACACAGAGTACAAACCCAATGTTTTGGATAATCTGTTTCTCAGTTCATTTCGAAATAAAATGGCCCAGGTCACTTCATTTCCAATTTTACCTCTTTTTTGTATTTAGGCTTCAAGTAATTGGATTGTGTACACATGTATTGTTGTTTGTATGACTGTGAAA
This sequence is a window from Apium graveolens cultivar Ventura chromosome 9, ASM990537v1, whole genome shotgun sequence. Protein-coding genes within it:
- the LOC141686858 gene encoding peptidyl-prolyl cis-trans isomerase CYP21-4-like, which gives rise to MAKIKPQALLQQSKKKKGPSQISSSTIVLYGVVVILLVFLVLASYRHWIQRSRVQTSEGLPVRKKLGAYDGSKRSDMPRYAILNTSKGMITVELYKDDAPDVVNEFIDACTNGQLKGMQFHRVIKNVVIQGGGSKRNGVAEYWTSRVEHYNQLDTSVKHEAAFMMGTSKEKHDKEGFELVITTAPIPDLNERLNVFGRVIKGEDVVKGIEEVDTDEHYRPKSAIGIIDVKLELKT